One Glycine soja cultivar W05 chromosome 2, ASM419377v2, whole genome shotgun sequence genomic region harbors:
- the LOC114370711 gene encoding uncharacterized protein LOC114370711, with amino-acid sequence MQFADHLLPVGQLCLVPGQVSADYMEWFFRISHPFMTPTQAADQQRDAPAADPEDYIQTPSPQVPVAFDPPPYVDDYKGYEAIAQRLERVLNLRIVTAGTELYDIMQDYPTIARGGPSADVTVRARQRHRTDF; translated from the exons atgcaGTTTGCGGATCACTTACTACCTGTGGGTCAGCTTTGTctagtgcctgggcaggtatctgcggattacatggagtggtttttccgcatatctcaTCCATTCATGACACCGACCCAAGCAGCTGACCAGCAGAGGGATGCACCAGCTGCAGACCCTGAGGACTACATACAGAcgcccagcccccaggttccagtggcatttgacccccctccatatgtg GATGATTACAAGggatatgaggcgattgcacagaggttggagcgtgtgctcaaccttaggatagtcactgcaggcacagaattatatgacattatgcagGACTACCCGACGATCGCGAGAGGGGGACCCAGTGCTGATGTGACTgtcagggctcgtcagagaCACCGCACAGACTTttga